A stretch of the Sphingobacterium thalpophilum genome encodes the following:
- a CDS encoding phosphoribosylaminoimidazolesuccinocarboxamide synthase: MNAIKETNFNFDNQTAFYRGKVRDVYTIADTYLAMVASDRISAFDVVLPRPIPYKGQVLNQIAAKFLKATADIIPNWVVSVPDPSVTIGQMCEPFKVEMVIRGYLSGHAWREYAAGKREVCGEALPEGLKENDKLPAPIITPTTKAAVGHDEDISREDILKKGIVSEEDYIQLEKYTKALFQRGTEIAAQRGLILVDTKYEFGKKDGQIVLIDEIHTPDSSRYFYAEGYQERQEKGEPQKQLSKEFVRKWLIENGFQGKDGQVIPEMTDEIVASISERYIELYEHIVGEKFVYPDQEDVLERVERNVTKALKELNY, encoded by the coding sequence ATGAACGCTATAAAAGAAACAAATTTCAATTTCGACAATCAAACCGCATTTTATAGAGGGAAAGTACGGGACGTGTATACGATTGCCGATACGTATCTGGCGATGGTCGCTTCGGACCGTATATCTGCGTTTGACGTGGTACTGCCGCGTCCGATCCCCTATAAGGGGCAGGTGCTGAATCAGATTGCTGCCAAATTTTTAAAGGCTACGGCCGATATTATTCCCAATTGGGTGGTGTCGGTGCCAGACCCAAGTGTGACCATCGGTCAGATGTGCGAGCCGTTTAAAGTAGAGATGGTGATCCGTGGTTATCTCTCGGGGCATGCATGGCGCGAATATGCTGCCGGCAAACGCGAAGTCTGCGGTGAAGCCCTTCCCGAAGGACTAAAAGAGAATGATAAATTACCTGCGCCGATCATCACACCAACGACAAAGGCTGCAGTAGGGCATGACGAAGATATCTCGCGGGAAGACATCCTCAAAAAAGGAATTGTCAGTGAGGAGGACTATATACAATTGGAAAAATATACCAAAGCTTTGTTTCAGCGGGGTACCGAAATCGCTGCGCAAAGGGGATTAATACTGGTAGATACAAAATATGAGTTTGGAAAAAAAGACGGTCAGATCGTACTGATCGACGAGATCCATACCCCCGATTCATCCCGGTATTTTTATGCTGAGGGCTATCAGGAACGTCAGGAGAAAGGGGAGCCACAGAAGCAGCTGTCCAAAGAATTTGTTCGTAAATGGTTGATTGAAAATGGGTTTCAGGGTAAAGACGGGCAGGTGATACCTGAGATGACAGACGAAATTGTTGCGTCCATCTCTGAACGTTATATCGAGCTCTATGAGCATATTGTCGGTGAAAAATTTGTTTATCCGGATCAGGAGGATGTGCTTGAACGTGTAGAAAGAAATGTGACAAAGGCTTTAAAAGAGCTAAATTATTAG
- a CDS encoding PhoH family protein: MNELLIALDGLNLPILWGADNEHFDYLKKQFPKLRIVARGNEMKVLGDAKELELFEQSFKAVMAHLEKYNNITLLDFENLLGASAGSAAQQEKELSAQHAAFGSEPIVYGPNGLIVRARTPNQRKMVDSISKNDILFAIGPAGTGKTYTAVALAVRALRNKEIKRIILTRPAVEAGENLGFLPGDLKEKVDPYLRPLYDALDDMIPAEKLKGYLENRTIEVAPLAFMRGRTLDNCFVILDEAQNATDMQLKMFLTRMGPTAKFIVTGDMTQVDLPKKNQSGLSTAIRLLDNIEGIDIIHLSGGDVVRHKLVRRILEAYGDI, translated from the coding sequence TTGAACGAATTACTAATTGCATTAGATGGTCTGAATTTACCCATACTATGGGGGGCAGACAATGAGCACTTTGATTATTTAAAGAAGCAGTTCCCAAAACTGAGAATTGTTGCTCGAGGAAACGAAATGAAGGTGTTGGGCGATGCGAAGGAGCTGGAGCTGTTCGAGCAGTCATTTAAGGCAGTCATGGCTCACCTGGAAAAATATAACAACATCACGCTGCTGGATTTTGAAAATCTCCTTGGCGCGAGTGCCGGTTCCGCGGCGCAGCAGGAGAAGGAGCTCTCAGCACAGCATGCTGCGTTTGGTTCGGAGCCCATTGTCTACGGTCCAAACGGCCTGATCGTACGTGCGCGGACACCTAATCAGCGTAAAATGGTGGACAGTATTTCCAAAAATGATATCTTATTTGCGATCGGTCCGGCAGGTACAGGAAAAACCTATACAGCGGTAGCTTTGGCTGTTAGAGCATTACGGAACAAAGAAATTAAGCGGATAATTCTGACCAGGCCTGCTGTGGAAGCGGGAGAGAACTTAGGATTCCTGCCCGGTGACCTCAAAGAGAAAGTCGACCCGTACTTACGTCCGCTTTACGATGCACTCGACGATATGATTCCTGCCGAGAAATTAAAAGGCTATCTGGAAAACCGTACGATAGAAGTCGCGCCTTTGGCATTTATGCGCGGTCGTACACTGGACAATTGCTTTGTCATTTTGGATGAAGCTCAAAATGCCACAGATATGCAGCTCAAGATGTTTTTGACACGTATGGGGCCGACAGCAAAATTTATTGTCACGGGGGACATGACACAAGTCGATTTACCTAAAAAAAATCAATCTGGTTTGTCAACGGCCATACGCTTGTTGGACAATATTGAAGGAATAGACATTATTCATCTCAGTGGAGGCGATGTGGTGCGGCATAAATTAGTACGCCGGATACTGGAAGCCTACGGCGATATTTAA
- a CDS encoding SAM hydrolase/SAM-dependent halogenase family protein codes for MAVITLTTDLGHKDFYQAALKGSLLSQLSDVNIVDITHEIPAFNIPRAAFVLGNAYHYFPKGTVHIIGINTLFHEESKYIGMKYNDHYFVGADNGIFSLLLNGNDPQELYELNLMQDLRYLHFPLADILSKSACHIAKGGKLKDVGTPIHQLIEKVTLQPIFDKDMIRGNVIYVDSFGNAITNISKDLFNKVQKGRNFVLYFKRNETITNLSWHYNEVGEGEKLCLFGISNYLEIAINKGNASQLLGLHDDDSNVIRIEFKD; via the coding sequence ATGGCAGTAATTACGTTAACAACAGATCTCGGACATAAGGATTTTTACCAGGCGGCGTTAAAAGGGAGTCTTTTATCGCAGTTGTCTGACGTTAATATTGTTGACATCACACATGAAATCCCCGCATTCAACATTCCCCGGGCAGCTTTTGTCCTCGGCAATGCTTATCATTATTTCCCCAAGGGCACCGTACATATTATTGGCATCAACACTTTATTCCATGAAGAATCCAAATATATCGGCATGAAATACAATGATCATTATTTCGTCGGTGCAGACAATGGTATCTTCAGCTTGTTGTTAAACGGAAATGATCCGCAGGAATTATACGAGCTTAATTTAATGCAGGATCTGAGATACCTACATTTTCCCCTGGCCGACATCCTTTCCAAGTCGGCTTGCCATATTGCAAAAGGAGGAAAATTGAAAGATGTGGGCACCCCCATCCATCAACTGATTGAAAAAGTAACTTTGCAGCCCATCTTCGACAAGGACATGATCAGAGGCAATGTCATCTACGTCGATTCGTTTGGCAATGCCATTACCAATATTTCCAAAGACCTCTTCAATAAAGTACAAAAAGGCCGTAACTTCGTCTTGTACTTTAAACGAAATGAAACAATCACCAATCTGTCCTGGCATTATAATGAAGTCGGGGAAGGTGAAAAATTGTGTTTGTTTGGGATAAGCAACTACCTGGAAATTGCCATCAATAAGGGAAACGCAAGCCAGCTTTTAGGCCTCCACGACGATGACTCCAACGTCATCCGCATAGAATTTAAAGATTAA
- a CDS encoding ABC transporter ATP-binding protein: MARGFNSGNKQEEDLPKPKLNKELLLRASKILTYLRPYRVKFGVGMFFLVLSSLSMLAFPALLGAMIDAAQGKQTYPWLQAEVYYIGGIAFVILSFTSIVSFFRIRIFVEIAERALAQVRKDTYHKLISLPIEFFANRRVGELNSRLSADLSQIQDTLTTTLAEILRQLISLCFGVFLLVWVSPKLALMNLCILPVIVVAAIVFGKFIRELSRQAQDKMAESNSIVQETLLGISNVKAFVNEYFEFSRYSNQMDSVVKLAVRGATFRGAFASFIIFCIFGAVIAVIWYGAALVSIHEMSVGDLTTYILYSMFVAGSMGTFPELYANIQRSLGASERILEILDEPQEKIKVEPTCKDIGNKMSGSLSFNHVAFAYPSRPDVQILKDINFTAHAGDKVAIVGPSGTGKSTIASLILQFYKANSGEIRYDGKPASDFELCDIRNQVAIVPQDVLLFGGTIRENIAYGKLDATDDEIMAAAKRANAHQFILNFPEGYDTIVGERGVKLSGGQRQRIAIARALLKDPAILILDEATSSLDSESERQVQDALEELMRGRTSIIIAHRLSTIVDADRIIVIENGIVSESGTHFELLQKANGLYQHLYTLQSKQQKVDM; the protein is encoded by the coding sequence ATGGCAAGAGGATTCAATAGCGGCAACAAACAAGAAGAAGATCTACCAAAACCAAAGTTAAATAAAGAACTCCTTTTACGGGCATCGAAAATATTGACCTATCTCAGGCCTTATAGGGTTAAATTTGGTGTAGGTATGTTTTTTTTGGTATTGTCCAGCCTGTCCATGCTGGCGTTTCCGGCCCTGCTTGGCGCCATGATAGATGCTGCCCAGGGCAAACAAACTTATCCCTGGCTTCAGGCAGAAGTCTATTACATCGGGGGAATTGCCTTTGTTATCCTTTCTTTCACTTCTATTGTATCTTTTTTTCGAATCCGTATTTTCGTGGAGATTGCTGAGCGTGCGCTGGCACAGGTCCGGAAAGACACTTATCATAAGCTGATTTCCTTACCTATCGAATTTTTTGCCAACCGCCGTGTTGGCGAATTAAACAGCAGGCTTTCTGCGGATTTGTCCCAAATTCAGGATACCCTCACAACTACGCTGGCCGAAATCTTACGCCAATTGATCAGTCTTTGCTTCGGGGTATTTCTGCTGGTATGGGTCTCCCCCAAACTGGCATTAATGAATCTTTGCATCCTTCCGGTCATTGTCGTTGCTGCCATTGTCTTTGGTAAATTTATTCGTGAGCTGTCGCGGCAGGCTCAGGATAAAATGGCTGAATCCAACAGCATTGTCCAGGAAACGCTGCTTGGCATCAGTAATGTCAAAGCTTTTGTCAATGAATACTTTGAGTTCAGCCGGTATAGCAACCAAATGGACTCCGTCGTCAAGCTCGCTGTTCGTGGTGCGACATTCCGTGGTGCATTTGCATCATTTATTATCTTCTGCATTTTTGGAGCCGTGATTGCCGTCATCTGGTATGGTGCAGCGCTGGTATCCATTCATGAGATGTCTGTGGGAGATCTGACCACTTATATCCTGTATTCTATGTTTGTGGCAGGATCCATGGGCACTTTTCCTGAACTCTACGCCAATATCCAACGCTCACTGGGTGCCAGCGAACGGATTCTGGAAATTCTCGACGAGCCTCAGGAAAAGATCAAAGTCGAACCTACTTGCAAAGATATCGGCAACAAAATGAGCGGGAGCCTCAGTTTTAACCATGTAGCATTTGCTTATCCAAGCCGGCCCGATGTGCAGATCTTAAAGGATATCAACTTCACTGCCCATGCAGGTGATAAGGTAGCCATTGTCGGCCCCAGTGGAACCGGCAAATCAACGATAGCCTCTTTAATCCTCCAATTTTACAAGGCCAATAGCGGTGAAATCCGATACGATGGCAAGCCGGCTTCGGATTTCGAACTCTGCGATATACGGAACCAGGTTGCTATTGTACCGCAGGACGTACTGCTGTTTGGCGGAACGATTCGTGAGAACATTGCTTACGGCAAGCTGGACGCCACTGATGACGAAATCATGGCCGCAGCCAAACGGGCCAATGCCCATCAGTTTATCCTGAACTTTCCCGAAGGATACGATACCATCGTCGGTGAACGGGGCGTAAAATTGTCGGGCGGCCAACGTCAGCGCATCGCTATTGCCCGAGCATTGCTCAAAGACCCCGCCATCCTTATCCTGGATGAAGCAACCTCTTCCCTGGACTCCGAATCAGAAAGACAGGTGCAGGACGCACTCGAAGAATTGATGCGAGGCCGTACATCGATCATCATTGCACATAGGCTATCTACGATCGTCGATGCAGATAGAATTATTGTTATCGAAAATGGCATCGTATCCGAAAGCGGCACTCATTTCGAACTTTTACAGAAAGCAAATGGTCTGTATCAGCACCTCTACACCCTGCAGTCCAAACAGCAAAAAGTAGATATGTAA
- a CDS encoding heme exporter protein CcmB encodes MTLLQQVKTLILKDIILEWRSKYAINGILLYVVSTVFVCYQAFKSVDSTVWNALFWIIMLFASINAINKSFVQENPSRQLYYYSLVDPKAIILAKVIYNMLLMVLLASIAFAVYSVIFKNPLGDPLLYFTAVILGSISFASVFTMISGISSKAGNNSTLMAILSFPAIIPLLIVLIKLSRHAMEGLERASSAKEIIVLLAINVITVTISLLLFPYLWRD; translated from the coding sequence ATGACTTTACTGCAACAGGTAAAAACCCTAATTCTTAAGGATATTATTCTGGAATGGCGATCAAAGTATGCCATTAACGGAATCCTGCTATATGTCGTATCTACTGTATTTGTTTGTTATCAGGCATTCAAATCGGTAGATTCGACCGTTTGGAACGCTCTCTTCTGGATTATCATGCTGTTTGCATCCATCAATGCCATCAACAAAAGTTTCGTTCAGGAAAACCCCAGCCGGCAACTTTACTATTACTCCCTCGTTGATCCCAAAGCGATCATTCTTGCCAAAGTCATTTATAATATGTTACTGATGGTCCTGCTGGCCTCGATCGCCTTTGCAGTCTATTCAGTTATTTTTAAAAATCCGCTCGGAGATCCCCTACTCTATTTTACAGCTGTCATACTCGGTAGCATCAGCTTTGCCAGCGTATTTACCATGATCTCCGGCATAAGTTCCAAAGCTGGGAATAACAGTACCTTAATGGCCATTTTAAGTTTCCCGGCAATCATCCCTCTACTGATTGTATTGATCAAGCTTTCACGTCATGCAATGGAAGGTCTGGAAAGGGCTTCCAGCGCAAAAGAAATAATCGTATTACTCGCAATTAATGTAATCACCGTCACTATTTCTTTATTGTTATTTCCGTACCTTTGGCGAGATTAG
- the ccsA gene encoding cytochrome c biogenesis protein produces MRKKWWKILAVLIISAVIINGLLGPVPRLFILHESIRNVYFHVPMWSAMIVMYLISVIYSIKYLNTGKQEYDLLAVEAVNTGITFCFLGLATGMLWANITWGEPWPNDPKLNGSAIATLMYLAYLVLRNALEEEQKRAKISAVYNIFAFPIIIVLLYILPKMTDSLHPGSGGNATFGQLQMSNELRPTFYAAMIGWPMIAFWICSLRYRIRLLEKKQQESD; encoded by the coding sequence ATGAGAAAAAAATGGTGGAAAATACTAGCTGTTCTGATCATCAGTGCAGTCATTATTAATGGTCTTTTAGGCCCCGTCCCCCGTCTATTTATCCTTCACGAAAGTATACGCAATGTGTATTTTCATGTTCCGATGTGGTCTGCCATGATCGTTATGTATCTCATTTCCGTAATCTATAGTATCAAATACCTGAATACCGGCAAGCAGGAATACGATTTACTGGCAGTCGAAGCGGTTAACACGGGAATTACCTTTTGTTTTCTTGGGCTGGCTACGGGCATGCTGTGGGCAAATATCACCTGGGGTGAACCTTGGCCCAACGATCCCAAATTAAATGGATCAGCCATCGCTACGTTGATGTATCTTGCCTACCTCGTCCTGCGCAATGCACTTGAGGAGGAACAAAAAAGAGCCAAAATATCAGCAGTATATAATATATTCGCCTTTCCGATTATTATTGTATTACTCTATATTCTCCCAAAAATGACCGACTCTCTGCACCCCGGAAGTGGCGGGAATGCAACCTTTGGACAGCTGCAGATGAGCAACGAACTGCGGCCCACGTTTTATGCAGCCATGATTGGCTGGCCTATGATCGCATTCTGGATCTGCTCACTTCGCTACCGTATTCGTTTGCTGGAGAAAAAACAACAAGAATCCGATTAG
- a CDS encoding CcmD family protein, producing the protein MKKITLSIALLILSTLSTFAQDDVEMATGLRSEGKIYVVVLVMLVIFLGLGFFLFLLDRRISKLEKKNK; encoded by the coding sequence ATGAAAAAAATAACATTATCAATTGCTTTACTTATCTTATCGACGCTAAGCACCTTTGCACAGGACGACGTAGAAATGGCCACCGGTCTCCGCAGCGAAGGCAAGATCTACGTGGTGGTCTTAGTGATGCTGGTCATCTTTCTCGGACTGGGTTTCTTCCTCTTTCTACTGGACCGCCGCATCAGCAAACTGGAAAAAAAGAATAAATAA